The following are encoded in a window of Candidatus Bathyarchaeia archaeon genomic DNA:
- a CDS encoding radical SAM protein has translation MNILLVQPPTRPDLETLAALDMVAPSMGLAYLAAVLERANYKVEILDAPVYRMTFDQLRDEFVRRKPDIIGLTATTATINEALRAARIAEESSPDSKILLGGAHFTFTPEQTMRENPAIDIGCIGEGEETIVELVKTIEAGGDLKQVKGIVFRRDGELVRTPPRPLIANLDSLPFPARHLLPMGEYRAFGKKRILGTILTSRGCPFQCVFCSSSLLFGKKFRARSPKNVVDEVEEFQQAYKAPYVEFVDDTFTLDRKRAEAICDEIKRRKLGTVWVCSTRVDILTRELLETLKSAGCVMIYFGVESGVQRVLDLMKKGIKVEQSIRCMKWARELGIKTVASFVIGMPGETKEEIEQTIRFAKKLDPDYAQFSVATPYPGTELYEMAKEQGLLLTENWSRYTVIKPVLATREFTEEELTKLLKKAYLRFYLRPKVLWRYIKGGQFKEMIVQGLGTYFKRSLRLPRVMGKSSLK, from the coding sequence ATGAATATCCTGCTCGTCCAACCTCCAACTAGGCCAGACTTGGAAACCCTCGCCGCGTTAGATATGGTTGCACCCTCCATGGGACTAGCCTATCTTGCGGCTGTTTTAGAGAGAGCTAATTACAAGGTAGAAATCCTCGACGCCCCCGTTTACCGAATGACCTTCGACCAATTGCGAGATGAGTTCGTGAGGAGGAAACCGGATATCATTGGGCTGACCGCTACCACTGCTACAATAAATGAAGCTCTAAGAGCCGCTAGGATAGCTGAGGAGAGCAGCCCTGACTCGAAGATACTCCTAGGTGGTGCCCATTTTACCTTCACACCAGAGCAGACAATGAGGGAGAACCCCGCCATCGATATAGGGTGTATAGGAGAAGGGGAGGAAACCATCGTGGAACTTGTGAAGACGATAGAAGCTGGGGGGGATCTCAAGCAGGTTAAAGGGATAGTCTTTCGAAGAGACGGCGAACTGGTAAGAACACCGCCGCGACCATTAATAGCCAACCTTGACTCACTGCCCTTCCCAGCCCGCCACCTCCTCCCGATGGGGGAGTACCGAGCCTTTGGTAAGAAACGAATACTGGGAACAATCCTTACAAGTAGAGGCTGCCCCTTCCAATGTGTTTTCTGCTCTTCCTCTCTACTGTTCGGGAAGAAGTTCAGGGCTAGGAGTCCTAAGAACGTAGTTGACGAAGTAGAGGAGTTCCAGCAGGCCTACAAAGCCCCCTATGTGGAGTTTGTAGACGACACATTTACACTAGACCGGAAGAGAGCGGAGGCCATCTGTGACGAGATCAAGAGGAGGAAGCTGGGTACCGTATGGGTATGCTCCACGAGGGTGGACATATTGACTAGAGAACTTCTGGAGACTCTGAAGAGTGCTGGGTGTGTTATGATATACTTCGGCGTCGAGTCTGGCGTTCAACGGGTTCTAGACCTGATGAAGAAGGGCATAAAGGTTGAACAGAGCATAAGATGTATGAAGTGGGCTAGGGAGCTAGGCATAAAGACGGTCGCCTCGTTTGTGATAGGCATGCCTGGAGAGACAAAAGAGGAGATAGAACAGACCATAAGGTTTGCCAAGAAACTAGACCCAGACTACGCCCAGTTCTCCGTCGCAACACCCTATCCTGGTACTGAGCTGTATGAGATGGCTAAAGAGCAAGGTTTGTTACTCACGGAGAATTGGTCACGATACACAGTCATAAAGCCTGTCTTAGCTACGCGGGAGTTTACCGAGGAGGAGCTAACAAAACTCCTAAAGAAGGCATACCTCAGGTTCTACCTGAGACCTAAGGTTCTCTGGCGTTACATTAAAGGCGGCCAGTTCAAGGAGATGATAGTTCAAGGGCTTGGGACCTACTTCAAGCGAAGTCTGAGACTGCCGAGAGTTATGGGGAAGAGCTCACTTAAGTGA
- a CDS encoding DUF2110 family protein: MTTLTLIEKIPQTNLNEVEYALSQLLRSLSLGLNVNFALMGLDESGHLSIEVGGEDAEVLTSLLSRNLVLTEALKMPPPTNYILKATVKEINSGEAELLLDLGSSVYEGSITKEHLKAYLLDGRDLPLPALADLFCLNEGVPVEVRVVTVDECKRRVYVEFTSLQLLTLMGWISDLLERVVVVGVTRRQIKNALAKAGSLRKIVKIERLGFLSHAIPCKLGYPASSIETSLKKALPLASTYLFSPKNIVEHIVNRKL, from the coding sequence TTGACCACCCTCACGCTGATTGAGAAGATTCCACAGACAAACCTGAATGAGGTCGAGTATGCCCTATCCCAACTCCTGAGATCGCTCTCCTTAGGTCTAAATGTAAACTTCGCTCTAATGGGTTTAGATGAGAGTGGGCATCTTTCAATTGAAGTTGGCGGCGAAGACGCAGAGGTCCTCACTTCGCTACTAAGCCGGAACCTCGTGTTGACCGAGGCGCTCAAGATGCCTCCCCCAACCAATTATATTTTAAAGGCAACCGTGAAAGAGATCAACTCTGGCGAGGCAGAGCTATTGTTAGACCTTGGCTCCTCGGTGTATGAGGGGTCTATAACGAAGGAACACCTGAAGGCATACTTGCTAGATGGTAGAGATCTCCCGTTGCCTGCTCTAGCAGATCTATTCTGTCTAAACGAAGGGGTTCCTGTCGAGGTTAGGGTTGTAACAGTTGATGAGTGTAAACGGCGGGTTTATGTCGAGTTTACCAGTCTTCAGCTCTTAACGTTGATGGGGTGGATTTCGGATTTACTTGAGAGAGTTGTAGTCGTTGGTGTGACTAGAAGACAGATAAAGAATGCGCTGGCAAAGGCTGGAAGTCTTCGAAAGATCGTTAAAATCGAGCGACTTGGTTTCTTATCTCACGCAATCCCCTGCAAACTCGGCTACCCTGCAAGTTCAATAGAAACCAGCCTAAAGAAAGCTCTTCCACTAGCTTCCACATATTTATTCAGCCCAAAGAATATAGTTGAACACATAGTGAACCGGAAGCTTTAG
- a CDS encoding HDIG domain-containing protein, whose translation MKASSLPSRCEALNILKEAGCSTEIIEHAKKVADFALKIAEGLRRQGLNINPHLIEVGAILHDIGRSRTHGADHGYCGGTIACALGLPKEVVNIIERHVGAGISAEEASALGLPNRDFIPETLEEKIVAYADKRIKGDRIVNCDEALEDFARSLGYDHPAVSRLKALFTEFSLVDVDL comes from the coding sequence TTGAAAGCGAGTAGTCTCCCCTCAAGGTGTGAAGCATTAAATATTCTAAAGGAAGCTGGCTGCTCCACAGAGATTATAGAACATGCAAAGAAGGTCGCAGACTTCGCTCTAAAGATAGCTGAAGGTTTGAGGAGGCAAGGGCTCAACATAAACCCCCATCTTATAGAAGTAGGTGCCATCCTACACGATATTGGGCGCTCTAGGACTCACGGTGCAGATCACGGTTATTGTGGTGGCACGATAGCCTGCGCCCTTGGGCTACCTAAAGAGGTGGTAAACATAATCGAGAGGCATGTGGGGGCTGGCATCTCAGCCGAGGAGGCTTCAGCTTTGGGGCTGCCTAACCGTGACTTTATCCCTGAAACCCTAGAGGAAAAGATAGTCGCATACGCTGATAAACGGATTAAGGGCGACCGTATAGTTAACTGTGACGAAGCATTAGAAGACTTCGCCAGAAGCTTAGGATACGACCATCCAGCCGTTAGTCGTCTCAAGGCTCTCTTTACAGAATTTAGTTTAGTGGATGTAGATCTTTGA
- a CDS encoding transcription factor, translating to MVDESLLYRVVSRFGEDAVKIMKELMAKGKATEDELARATGVKLNDIRRILFKLSNFSLTFTESIQDEKTGWIIFYWKPQPERLDTVVKTQKRRILDKLNARLEYEKSHDFYYCKSNDCQRLTFEEAMESIFRCPKCGRNLEHFDNTKILETLTKTINMLKEEIESE from the coding sequence ATGGTGGACGAGTCCTTGCTCTATAGGGTGGTGTCGAGGTTCGGTGAGGATGCTGTGAAGATTATGAAGGAGCTTATGGCTAAAGGTAAAGCCACCGAGGACGAGTTAGCTAGGGCCACCGGAGTTAAACTTAACGATATAAGGAGGATCCTCTTCAAGCTCAGTAACTTCTCTCTAACCTTCACCGAGAGCATTCAAGATGAGAAGACTGGTTGGATAATTTTTTATTGGAAACCCCAACCCGAGCGGTTGGATACCGTCGTTAAGACGCAAAAGCGAAGAATCCTAGATAAACTGAACGCAAGACTTGAGTATGAGAAATCACACGACTTTTATTACTGTAAAAGTAATGACTGCCAGAGGCTTACCTTCGAAGAAGCTATGGAATCGATCTTCAGGTGTCCTAAGTGTGGGAGAAACCTCGAACACTTCGATAACACGAAGATCCTAGAGACATTAACTAAGACCATTAACATGCTTAAGGAGGAAATTGAAAGCGAGTAG
- a CDS encoding tRNA (cytidine(56)-2'-O)-methyltransferase → MKLSKYNVTVLRLGHRPSRDLRVTSHVALAARALGADGVIIADTLDRRVETTVHKVVKNWGGDFNVVTGAPWRKVIHDWKANGGEVIHLTMYGLNVEEVIGKIRASNRDKLVVVGASKVPGELYSLADYNVSVTNQPHSEVAALAVFLDRLFEGRELSFRFDGARLRVVSSLDGKNVIYANRAMV, encoded by the coding sequence TTGAAACTCAGCAAGTATAATGTCACGGTCTTGCGCCTTGGTCATCGTCCATCTAGGGATTTGAGGGTTACCTCCCATGTTGCACTAGCAGCTCGTGCCCTAGGAGCGGATGGGGTTATTATAGCTGACACTCTCGATAGAAGAGTAGAGACCACCGTACATAAGGTTGTCAAAAACTGGGGTGGAGATTTCAACGTCGTAACAGGGGCTCCATGGAGAAAAGTTATTCACGACTGGAAGGCAAATGGAGGAGAGGTTATCCACCTGACCATGTATGGCCTTAACGTCGAAGAGGTTATTGGTAAAATCAGAGCATCTAACCGGGATAAGTTGGTCGTGGTGGGCGCCTCAAAGGTTCCTGGCGAACTTTATAGTCTCGCCGACTACAATGTGAGCGTAACGAACCAACCTCACTCGGAGGTTGCCGCTTTGGCGGTATTCCTCGACAGGCTTTTCGAGGGGCGCGAGTTATCATTCAGGTTTGATGGGGCGAGGTTAAGAGTAGTTTCATCGCTGGATGGTAAAAACGTGATTTACGCTAATCGGGCGATGGTCTAG
- the hflX gene encoding GTPase HflX has product MILVERRLGNVSLLGELQSLAESAGYCVVETLEQVRAPDSRYQIGKGKLEELARLVRETNAQRVIFENELKPVQAYNIAKATGVEVIDKFQLILEVFSRNASTREAKLQIELARLRYELTQAKEKVRLAKKGEQPGFHGLGRYEVDVYFEAIKRRVASIEAQLLRLRRMKQVKRTLRSDLGLQTISLAGYTVAGKSTLFKALTSVPAKVDRGPFTTLSPKTSTIDFHGKKALLTDTVGFIDRIPITLIEAFKSTLDETVFSDLIVLVVDVSENISEIERKLRCCLKTLREIGVCTTPIITAFNKVDLVDSTTLDKTLEELKGLAPNPVPISALYSINLEKLKRMIFEKLKGFVKASFRLPLNSSSLSLISKIHTLSSVVSQLYGEKSVTITVESAGLVIDKIKNHIENAGGQVLETQQV; this is encoded by the coding sequence GTGATTCTGGTCGAGCGTAGGCTTGGGAATGTAAGCTTGCTTGGGGAGCTTCAAAGCTTAGCTGAGTCTGCAGGTTACTGTGTGGTGGAGACTCTCGAGCAAGTTAGGGCTCCAGATTCGCGATATCAAATTGGCAAAGGCAAATTGGAGGAACTAGCTAGGCTTGTTAGAGAGACTAATGCCCAGCGAGTAATATTTGAGAATGAGCTGAAGCCTGTCCAAGCCTACAATATTGCAAAGGCGACTGGTGTGGAAGTGATCGACAAATTCCAACTTATCCTCGAAGTGTTCAGCCGCAATGCATCTACGAGGGAAGCTAAGCTCCAGATCGAACTTGCTAGATTGCGTTACGAGTTAACTCAGGCTAAAGAGAAGGTGCGGTTGGCTAAAAAAGGCGAGCAGCCCGGTTTCCACGGTCTGGGCAGGTATGAAGTAGACGTATATTTTGAAGCGATAAAACGGCGTGTTGCCAGCATCGAGGCTCAGCTTCTGAGGCTGAGGAGGATGAAGCAGGTGAAGCGGACTTTAAGGTCTGACCTAGGCTTGCAGACCATATCTCTGGCGGGCTATACCGTCGCAGGGAAGAGTACGCTATTCAAAGCCTTAACCTCGGTACCCGCGAAGGTTGATAGAGGACCCTTCACAACATTATCCCCAAAGACCTCAACCATCGACTTTCACGGAAAGAAGGCTCTCTTAACTGACACTGTTGGCTTCATAGACAGGATACCCATAACCTTGATAGAGGCCTTCAAATCTACCTTAGATGAGACGGTCTTCTCAGACTTGATAGTTCTAGTTGTTGACGTTAGCGAGAACATCTCCGAAATAGAGAGGAAGCTGCGTTGTTGCTTGAAGACTTTGAGGGAGATAGGTGTGTGCACAACCCCCATAATTACAGCCTTTAATAAGGTCGACCTAGTCGACTCAACTACATTAGATAAAACTCTGGAAGAGTTAAAAGGACTTGCGCCGAACCCGGTGCCTATCAGCGCCTTGTACTCTATTAACCTCGAGAAATTAAAGCGGATGATCTTTGAGAAGTTGAAAGGCTTCGTGAAGGCGTCCTTCAGGCTACCTTTAAATTCGTCGTCTCTGTCGTTGATCTCAAAAATCCACACACTTTCCTCGGTTGTGAGTCAACTTTACGGTGAGAAGTCTGTAACGATTACTGTGGAATCCGCTGGCTTAGTAATAGACAAGATAAAGAACCATATAGAGAATGCAGGTGGTCAAGTACTTGAAACTCAGCAAGTATAA
- a CDS encoding multiprotein bridging factor aMBF1 codes for MRCEICGKVSPNKLLPVSIEGARLLACVECAKLGTLDIKTGGVSSSLSRKNSVATRAPPPIRQSRGLSDIRPDVYAVVDDYGLRVRKAREEHGWSQEELGKMINEKASLIGKIETSKLTPSLLIAKKLEHVLGVSLLVKEDFPVTQTSPPLRYDLTIGDVVTFKKQEK; via the coding sequence ATGCGATGTGAGATTTGCGGTAAAGTCTCTCCTAACAAGCTCCTTCCCGTGTCCATCGAGGGCGCTAGGCTTCTAGCCTGTGTAGAGTGCGCAAAGCTTGGGACATTAGACATTAAAACGGGCGGGGTAAGCTCTAGTCTATCTAGGAAAAATAGCGTAGCAACTCGGGCTCCTCCGCCAATCAGGCAGAGCAGGGGTCTCTCAGACATCCGACCAGATGTTTATGCTGTCGTGGATGACTACGGTTTAAGGGTGAGGAAAGCCCGTGAGGAGCATGGCTGGTCTCAGGAAGAGTTGGGTAAGATGATCAATGAGAAAGCCTCCCTTATCGGGAAAATAGAGACATCAAAGCTCACCCCTAGCCTGTTAATAGCTAAAAAGTTGGAGCATGTGTTAGGTGTCTCCCTCTTGGTGAAGGAGGACTTTCCAGTTACACAGACGTCCCCTCCTCTGCGTTACGATTTAACTATAGGCGATGTGGTTACATTCAAGAAACAGGAGAAGTGA
- a CDS encoding PUA domain-containing protein: MFQKIKPSSFRWYITGSLLKPSQKDESLLKIRSIADYQFGRGAGVSLFPKSVRIKLSPTTGKVRHVYLKGKLLATLRPTDGLFGLTVEGAKRLLKTFKSPRLRVVVAGDIEEFIRAGRSVFAKHVKVADPNIRPRDEVVVTNSRDEVLAVGRAVLAGCEMSLFRLGVAVKVRHGSHSNCEA; the protein is encoded by the coding sequence TTGTTCCAAAAAATTAAACCTAGCAGCTTTAGGTGGTACATTACGGGTTCACTATTAAAACCATCTCAAAAAGATGAGAGTCTCCTAAAGATAAGGAGCATCGCAGACTACCAGTTTGGTAGAGGGGCAGGTGTATCTCTCTTCCCCAAGAGTGTCAGAATCAAACTCTCACCCACCACAGGAAAAGTCAGACATGTGTATCTGAAAGGTAAACTTCTCGCAACGTTGAGGCCCACAGACGGTCTCTTCGGGTTGACTGTGGAGGGGGCGAAGCGTCTCCTCAAAACCTTCAAGTCTCCACGGTTAAGAGTCGTCGTAGCTGGCGATATCGAAGAGTTCATAAGGGCTGGGAGGAGTGTCTTCGCAAAGCATGTAAAGGTGGCAGATCCTAATATAAGACCCCGGGATGAGGTTGTGGTGACGAACAGTAGAGATGAAGTCTTAGCAGTTGGGAGAGCTGTGTTGGCGGGTTGTGAGATGTCTCTCTTCAGGTTGGGTGTAGCGGTCAAGGTCCGCCACGGTTCACACTCCAATTGTGAAGCGTAA
- a CDS encoding nascent polypeptide-associated complex protein codes for MKRLSSREAKRMMSRIGIDAKELPEVREVIFKTDTKEMVVRNPTVTVIDFQGQKMFQVIGEGLIERITAPTQVTVETKPKTPDEDIQLVATQANVSLNEAKEALEKTGGDLAQAILLLTSKRR; via the coding sequence ATGAAGCGGCTGAGTTCGAGGGAAGCTAAGAGGATGATGAGCCGTATAGGCATAGATGCAAAAGAGCTCCCAGAGGTGAGAGAAGTCATCTTTAAGACTGATACGAAGGAGATGGTGGTTCGAAACCCAACGGTTACAGTCATAGACTTTCAAGGCCAGAAGATGTTCCAAGTTATTGGAGAAGGTCTAATAGAACGTATCACTGCTCCTACACAGGTAACCGTTGAAACCAAGCCGAAGACACCCGACGAGGACATTCAACTCGTCGCTACACAAGCAAATGTGAGCCTAAACGAGGCTAAAGAGGCTTTGGAGAAGACGGGAGGGGATCTGGCGCAGGCGATATTGCTACTGACTTCCAAGAGGAGGTGA
- a CDS encoding V-type ATP synthase subunit D: protein MSSERVSTVKATRAELLTLRRRVKLAKRGHDLLVEKRDALLMHFLKYVRDVGPLRERLNKALESAYRNFMVAQIILGPRKLEEISYTAPDRFNVNERYRNIIGVTIPLLELSAERVSEKGWWYNFPETTATVDDAIKTFEKVLETIVELAEIETAVKRLAEAVTMTKRRVNALENVIIPRFENNIRFIQFHLEEMAREDFFRLKRIKMIHEAAEEAASPPLGSQ, encoded by the coding sequence TTGTCCAGTGAGCGGGTCTCGACCGTGAAGGCTACACGTGCTGAGCTATTGACTTTGAGGAGAAGAGTTAAACTAGCAAAGAGGGGGCATGACCTCCTCGTTGAGAAGAGGGATGCATTGTTAATGCACTTCCTCAAGTATGTACGGGATGTCGGCCCACTCCGTGAAAGATTGAACAAGGCACTTGAGTCCGCTTACAGGAATTTCATGGTGGCGCAGATAATACTCGGGCCAAGAAAACTCGAAGAAATATCTTACACGGCCCCTGATCGTTTTAACGTTAATGAGAGGTACCGAAACATAATTGGCGTTACTATCCCGCTACTAGAACTTTCCGCTGAGAGGGTTTCTGAGAAAGGTTGGTGGTATAATTTCCCAGAGACAACAGCTACCGTCGATGATGCAATTAAGACCTTCGAGAAGGTTCTTGAAACGATCGTGGAGCTGGCTGAGATTGAGACGGCTGTAAAACGGTTGGCTGAGGCTGTTACGATGACGAAGAGGAGAGTTAACGCTCTGGAGAACGTTATCATCCCTAGATTTGAAAATAATATACGGTTCATTCAGTTCCATCTGGAGGAGATGGCGAGGGAGGACTTCTTCAGACTTAAGAGGATAAAGATGATTCATGAAGCCGCCGAAGAGGCAGCTTCACCTCCTCTTGGAAGTCAGTAG
- a CDS encoding SWIM zinc finger family protein, translated as MAEQILDKEIDALNKICEGIDNLKGLSDGQKAKLSAIFGKRLVNALKAVDELAVKKYVFEPSGRLVWVVVGKERDYQVIPAANYCSCDDFYFHVIEGTTPICYHILAQKLAELLDRFEIIVDSDDIYDVLVGEWRFIKKEDFAIQKQQLKGI; from the coding sequence ATGGCGGAACAGATTTTGGATAAAGAGATTGATGCGCTAAATAAAATCTGCGAGGGAATAGATAATTTAAAGGGTCTCTCAGATGGCCAGAAAGCTAAATTATCCGCAATCTTCGGTAAGCGTCTCGTTAACGCCCTAAAGGCAGTAGATGAGTTGGCTGTAAAGAAATATGTGTTCGAGCCTAGTGGGAGACTTGTATGGGTAGTGGTCGGGAAAGAGCGAGACTACCAAGTAATTCCTGCAGCAAATTATTGCAGTTGTGACGACTTCTACTTCCATGTAATCGAGGGTACCACTCCAATATGCTACCACATTCTCGCCCAAAAGTTGGCTGAACTTCTAGACCGTTTTGAAATCATAGTCGACTCAGACGACATCTACGATGTTCTAGTTGGAGAATGGCGGTTTATAAAAAAGGAAGACTTCGCCATACAGAAGCAACAGTTAAAAGGCATATAG
- a CDS encoding metallophosphoesterase, giving the protein MIRPYFPWPAALIKNREKTIVVSDLHLGFEAELVRMGINLPSQTYKIEANLTKLIEETRPDRLIILGDLKHGIPVVSLLERLDLPRFIEKISEKVPVELILGNHDGGISRLAKKDLTIRSSRGLLMEGNDKIGLFHGHTWPAQKLFEARYWIVGHIHPAIQFRGLFGFKTIKPIWLKVRLDSEKIVKGFLKNRNIEVEHGDAAETLYKKFGVKVGCTNMIIMPAFNEMLGGLALNAITHDELLGPILRNAAAELETSEVILTDGTFLGELKDLKRFS; this is encoded by the coding sequence TTGATACGGCCTTATTTCCCTTGGCCTGCAGCTCTTATCAAAAATCGAGAGAAGACCATTGTAGTATCAGACCTTCACTTAGGTTTTGAGGCTGAGCTTGTGAGGATGGGAATAAATCTGCCATCCCAAACTTATAAGATAGAAGCCAACCTTACCAAGCTTATAGAGGAGACTAGGCCCGACCGCCTCATAATATTAGGTGATCTGAAGCATGGCATACCGGTCGTCTCCTTGTTAGAGCGGCTAGATCTGCCAAGATTTATCGAAAAAATCAGTGAGAAGGTACCCGTGGAGCTGATACTCGGCAACCACGATGGGGGAATCTCACGTTTAGCCAAGAAGGACCTCACCATCAGGTCTAGTAGAGGGTTATTAATGGAAGGTAACGATAAGATAGGCCTGTTCCATGGCCATACATGGCCGGCTCAAAAGCTCTTCGAAGCTAGATACTGGATTGTAGGTCATATACATCCGGCAATCCAGTTCAGAGGTCTCTTTGGGTTCAAGACTATAAAGCCTATCTGGCTCAAGGTGAGGTTAGATTCTGAAAAGATAGTTAAGGGCTTTCTCAAAAATAGGAACATAGAGGTAGAGCATGGAGATGCCGCGGAGACTCTATATAAAAAGTTCGGAGTCAAAGTTGGATGTACCAATATGATCATTATGCCAGCGTTTAATGAAATGCTGGGTGGACTCGCATTAAACGCCATAACTCACGATGAACTTTTAGGCCCAATACTTAGAAATGCAGCTGCAGAGCTAGAGACCTCAGAGGTCATACTGACAGACGGAACCTTTCTAGGGGAGTTGAAGGATCTAAAGAGGTTTTCATGA
- a CDS encoding AAA family ATPase, protein MRVPLIIGVFGKGGVGKTTFTALLLKALIERRKELETKLGKTPTILAVDADPNTCLPAALGVKKFTTLDHLTEEFKGKSIDPELFQSRFQNLMLENEQEDYDLLVMGRGESGGCYCYINYLLKHAVEKYVLKGDYAYDFILMDCEAGLEQISRKTASWVDNLVILTDPSETSLKTLERIKKTLSELSLKEGIPVGRVFILGNLAREFPKGSYPFIEEKIRSHTKSIGAEYLGTLPYEAKIQELNLAGRPVVELPREVEFYRKIEEVLEKLIAAATKKDRPNS, encoded by the coding sequence GTGAGAGTGCCTCTAATAATCGGCGTCTTTGGGAAGGGTGGTGTAGGTAAAACCACTTTCACCGCGCTACTCCTTAAGGCACTTATCGAACGCCGAAAGGAATTGGAGACGAAACTTGGGAAGACACCGACGATTTTAGCTGTAGACGCGGATCCGAATACTTGTCTGCCAGCCGCCTTGGGGGTGAAAAAATTCACTACCCTTGACCATCTTACCGAGGAGTTTAAAGGGAAGTCTATTGACCCCGAACTCTTCCAAAGCAGGTTCCAGAACCTCATGTTGGAGAATGAGCAGGAAGACTATGATCTGTTGGTTATGGGCAGGGGGGAGAGCGGCGGCTGCTACTGCTATATTAATTATCTACTAAAGCACGCTGTAGAAAAATATGTATTGAAAGGAGACTACGCCTACGACTTTATTCTAATGGACTGTGAAGCAGGACTTGAGCAAATATCAAGGAAGACCGCCTCTTGGGTCGACAATCTCGTCATACTCACCGACCCCTCAGAAACAAGCTTAAAAACGCTTGAGCGAATAAAGAAGACATTGTCGGAGCTCTCACTGAAAGAGGGCATCCCGGTAGGGAGGGTCTTTATTTTAGGCAACCTTGCAAGAGAGTTCCCAAAGGGCTCATACCCATTCATAGAGGAAAAGATCAGATCTCACACGAAAAGCATAGGCGCCGAGTATTTAGGAACTCTACCCTACGAAGCGAAAATTCAAGAGCTCAACTTAGCTGGGAGGCCGGTGGTGGAACTCCCTCGCGAAGTAGAATTTTACCGGAAGATAGAAGAGGTCTTAGAGAAACTAATAGCAGCGGCCACAAAAAAGGATAGACCAAACTCCTAA
- the fhcD gene encoding formylmethanofuran--tetrahydromethanopterin N-formyltransferase, which produces MKVEVEIEDTFAEAFPMWASRMLITATNEKWALKSAQAATGFAVSVIMSPAEAGIEKTTQPNETPDGRPGVIIQVYHNSGHALKDQLLRRTGQCIMTAPTTAAFDAMGERATKRLKIGSSLRYFGDGFQKKDTLGGRRIWRIPVMEGEFIVEDKFGVKLGVAGGNFLVMAESAEAGLTAAESAVEAVIGKVEGVIMSFPGGVCRSGSKVGSLKYKLPASTNHPFCPTLRGVVPESRIPENVKCVYELIYNGINLASVKMAMKLGIEAAAKTPGVVKVSAANFGGKLGPYKIHLKRLGLSI; this is translated from the coding sequence ATCAAGGTGGAGGTAGAAATCGAGGACACCTTCGCGGAAGCATTCCCTATGTGGGCCAGTAGAATGTTAATAACAGCCACCAATGAGAAGTGGGCTCTAAAATCAGCCCAAGCCGCCACGGGCTTCGCTGTGTCGGTAATTATGTCACCAGCCGAAGCTGGAATAGAGAAAACAACCCAGCCAAATGAGACTCCTGATGGAAGACCAGGAGTCATAATTCAGGTTTACCATAACAGTGGTCACGCGTTGAAAGATCAGCTCCTGCGGAGAACTGGACAATGCATAATGACAGCACCCACAACAGCTGCCTTCGACGCGATGGGCGAAAGAGCAACAAAACGGCTGAAGATAGGATCCAGTCTCCGATACTTCGGCGACGGTTTCCAGAAAAAAGACACCCTCGGCGGGAGACGTATATGGCGCATTCCAGTAATGGAGGGCGAGTTCATTGTAGAAGATAAATTTGGCGTGAAGCTAGGGGTTGCTGGGGGGAACTTTTTGGTCATGGCCGAAAGTGCAGAGGCAGGTTTGACAGCTGCGGAAAGCGCTGTTGAAGCAGTCATAGGCAAAGTTGAAGGTGTCATCATGTCTTTTCCCGGTGGAGTCTGTCGGTCTGGCTCGAAGGTTGGCTCCTTAAAGTATAAGCTGCCTGCCTCAACAAACCACCCCTTCTGCCCCACTTTGCGGGGCGTAGTCCCTGAGAGCCGAATACCAGAAAACGTGAAATGTGTCTATGAGCTGATTTATAATGGTATAAATCTCGCCTCTGTGAAGATGGCGATGAAATTGGGTATTGAGGCTGCGGCTAAGACCCCAGGTGTCGTAAAGGTCTCTGCGGCGAATTTTGGAGGTAAGCTAGGCCCATATAAGATACACCTTAAGAGATTGGGGTTGTCCATTTAA